From Gadus morhua chromosome 14, gadMor3.0, whole genome shotgun sequence:
AAACCCCAGTGCCAAAGCAGTAACAGTACAATTACACCCAGCAGCAAGTGAAGGAGATCTAATGCACGAAGCCCATGTCGCAACGTCCAGAGACATTGGGAGATTTAGTCGATAATCTGCATACACACTCTCCAGGAACTATTAAACAGCTGACTGCAGTTAGTCTTTCTCCATGGTTTGGCATGTCCCTACTCTAAACATGCAGATTGAGAGGAGTGATGTGCAATGCTGTATTTTGTCTCCGAGCAGACACAGCGGGCAGGAGATTGGAAGCGGGCGGAAAGCAGCGGCACACTATTGTTCTGCTATTAATCAGCATGAGGTCTCAAGTCTGTCTCAGACACCCGGCGTTTCCCGGCATCCGCACCACCGATTGCATAACAACAGCAACAGCCTCTGTATTTGATGGATGTGGACGTAATTAAAAGGAGATTGGCAGTAGCTGCACCATTTTGGGGGAAGAAGGGATGCAGAAGCAGGAATGGAAAATGAATTTCAGTTGCAGCCTAGCTGGGTCTTTGGGAGGCTAATTGCCTCCACTGTGGAATGCTTACAATGGGAGGTGCTTGTGAAAGGTGCAGAGTGGCCTCTGCTGGTGGAGAGCTGTACTGCAACCACTTTTATTCACGTTCTGTGGTACACGCATATTCAGTCTTATCTTTCTGTCTTGAGCAGAGCAATTCTGACAAATTATTTTGTTATAGATGAATAAAGTACTCTGAATCTGATTGTTTTGTGGGCATACAAGTAAACAGAAGGAGGTTGTGATTCGGGAAAATAAAATGTCACATGAGTaacgtgtgtgggggggaagttGAAATAAACAACTGATAAACATCAAAGTCTTTCTATTGAAGACTGACACGGGTTGGATCATTCCTCCATGCAAACAGAGGTTGATTGGGATTTTGCATTGACATATGTATAATAGATATGATAACCCCAACAGAGAACTACATACCTGTTCCCTGAGCTGGTCCTGGGTCAGGCAGTCGGAGACGTTGACACAGCCCAGCAGGCAGCCAGTAGGGTAGTCTTTGGGAAACCTGGGCTCTGCAGTGATGACAAACAGACAGTGGTCAACAGCTTTACACAGCATCACCTCTGGAGAAACGGTCCCAGTAGCCACACATTGACACCCACATCCTCAGGGCGCTTAAGATTGAGCTAGCTCAAAGTAAAAACGCTAGAACTAGAGCGTCTGTAGTGAGCACGAGCCAGCGTACCTTTCTTGTAGAGCTGGCAGTACATGGACTCCACCTCAGCTATTTCCTGAGGAGTTGGCTTCTTGGCCGCAGCGGAAATCCATAGGCGGCCCCTGTGGGACGTGTACCAAGTTCGCCCCTCCATTCtaaaatgaaaaatgtggcaCATTTGGTACCCATAAGCACATTTGACTGTCCTATGGCATGTGTTGGTATTTGGATAGGTTGCGGTTCCGCTCACCTCTTGATGCCCTTGACCAGCAGCGAAGCCCACGGCTGGTGCATGCTTAGGCACCAGCCTCCATCAGAGATCTCCTGCAGCTCTCGGTCCTGGAGCCTCAGCCTGGATCGCTCTGGCCCAGCCTTGTCTTCCGGTAAAGCCACACCTTTCTCTGGTTGCCGCATGGAGCTGCCCCCTACGTCCACCCACTGGGAAAACACAAACTTTGTTTCAGTGGAAATATCGCTTGTGAAAGCTTATCATAATGATGAAAGTAAATACAAATTGTGGAGGGTCAAGTGCATCAATTTGGTTGGTTTGCATTAAAACATCTCTTTAAAAGGCCTCCAGGTgtgtctaggtggacacacccacttgtgatgtcactatgaaAACCATTCCTTCCCTGTGCCAAACGGCGTGTaccagctaatcacacccacacctggagCCATGACATGAGCCCTTTAAGCAAAGGCAATACGAAGCATTGGTGGATGTATTTAGAAAAGTAAGGACTTTTTTCCCAAATGTCTTCCACGgttcaaaaacattttaaagTAAATGCAACAGATAATGAATCCAACCCTGTAACCAAGGTGACTGGACACTCACTCGGGGAGCCGCCTGTACAATGTTAGGGTTGACCAACCCTCCGAGGGGCTGCTGCCCGCCGTGGTCCCCAGAGCGCCGTGGGGACTTCAAGAAAGAGTCAGTGCTTATTGCCTTTACAGCCTCATCCAGCCTGCAATCATTACACTTTGTCAGAGGAGAGTCTACCTGTCTTTcttaataattgtatttgtcCAGAAAAGcagataaataatataaataaatcatgaTCACAAAATCAAAAGAAAGATGGATGTCTATACTCACTTATTGTAGTACTGGCCAAAGTTCTCTCCCTCATCAAGAACTTGTCTACCAGCAAAGTCCAGGGTGATCTTCCTGTCTTTTCGCGAAGCATGGCGCAGTTCCCGTAGCTCCTCGTCCTGCTTCCTCAGCTTCTCCCGTTCACTTGGTGACAACCACTGGTTGGAATCGGTGGCAAAGTAGTCCGACTCATCGTCCAGGACCTGGGTTCTCctcacactgtaaacacatgaaaAACACATCAAGACCATGATGATGAACGAATGAACATAAACAATTTGATTCTTTGTAAAAGGTTTAACACCACCGTATCTTTACGATCCCCAAcatgttgttttaaatgtatgaCAAAGGCATTGTAGCCAAGCCATTCTTCTGATTCTATAACCCCCACAATTGTTGCTATTACAGAAGAAAAATGGTGGTGATATTAATAGCACTATGGATTCCATAATACCTGTTCTTATCATACTCCAGAAGTTTGTCTTTATGTTGGAGCGCCTTTTCTAAGCCTGCGTTCATCCGAGCTTCCTGGTGTGGGAGATAATCTCTGTCTGAGGACTCTAAAAGACACAGCCCAGCACCATGAGACAAACATAAAGGAAAACATCAGCcctttaaagtgtaattccggcaaATATTTAACCCAGGGTCTTTTTCGGCATGAAAACACttaaaataagccctccagaccCTTTTATCATTGATTAATGAGTATAGAGCTCCCCTGCAACAACACTGACAGCCAAAATGGATTCCAGGTTAAAAACAACAAAGTTGTTGaagctttgttttatgtgtagggaccctagtcatgctactgcagtgGTATTttgctattttgagcaatatttGTGGTTTAAAAAAATGCAGTTTTGAAGCGTTCGCTGTGCCCCTAGCCAATAGCATGGAGCCATTTGGGCTGTTAGCGTCGCTCCGGGCAAGCTCTATACTCATTGGTCAACCAAAAAAGTGTCAGGAGGGCTTATTTTACGTGTTTTCATGCCGAAAAggaccctgggttcaatttttGCTGGAATTACAATTTAAACTTTTTAGGTTTGTCCTCCTCAATTGAGCTCCTGCTTGTGTTTTCACCCACCCATGAGTTTCTTTCGCAATTTGAGGCTTTTGTTGGAGTCCCGCTGAAGAATCTCTTGCTCGTCTCTGGTGCACACCTTTATTTGTGGGTGAGTGAAGGTGTAATCAAATCAACTGTATTTAAATAAACAGAATAACATTCACAATAATACCATTACAATATAATATTGATATATCAATTTGGTGAAGTACATTTTGggtacaaaaacaacaacaatacaatCATGTTGCTAATAAAAACCATGCATGGTGACTAGATTACTATTGTTATTACTTTTCTTTtcactctctcgttctcccacTAGGTTTCTCTAATTTTCTCTCTGCCTACCCCCGGGCCTCTCACTCACCAGGTTTCCACAGAAGAGACAAGGGCCTGAGCCCTCCTGCTCACACACGATGCGCCCGCAGCTGAGGCAGTTGTTGATGAGGTTGTGCTTCTGAGCAAGGCACTCGCAGCCATGGCGCCCCGGGAGCATGACGGTCAGCTTGCCCTCACCCTCTTTAGCGTAGAGATTGACAaacttgttcttcttcttggagGAGGTTGTTAGGCTGCCTTCTTGGGCCTGTGGATGGAAGCAATGGCGGAGAGGAGAAGTGTCAGcaagtgtttgtatgtattgaaGCTGGCAGCCTCCTTAAAACCATTTGCAGATAGATTGATATCTCTCTCCTCTGGAGCAGGCTAgatctaatatatatacacacacacacacacacacacacacacacacacacacacacacacacacacacacacacacacacacacacacacacacacacacacacacacacactttgtatttCAGTTAAGGAAAATACTTTGAATCAGATGTTGTATTTGAGTGTTGATAACTACAAAATAAGAAGAACTATTTCATTATAAAACTAGCACTTCTTAGTTATTATAGAATAGGGCCCTCAGGAACACGCCAAAACGTGACTTGGTGAATTGATGGATTAAAACGTCAGTGACTGGGTTTTACTAGTTGTACTTTCCTTGAACAGTGAACTATATAGTCCTTGCCATGTTCAAATCTCTTTCAACACATATGACTGACAGTGAAAAGGGCTTCTTAAGTAAGGATCAAAGCTACAACAACATTTTATGCGGCTATGGATGCAAACATTGTGAATGGACAATTCTTCCATTGTTGTGTCCCGTTGTTGTAATCCATTATTAATGTAGGTGAAACAATATTGTAATTTTTCAAGGAAGGATGATTTATATATGTGAGCTGTACTTACCTTTATGAGGTCAATGGGGGTCCTGACAGCCTCTGGTTCAGGTTCCGCTGGGCTCAAAGTTATGACCTCCTGCTTGTTCCGGccctttctcttctttttctgAGAGTCTTTGGTTACGTCAAAAACATCTGGGCAAAAATAACTCGTGTCAGTACTAGTGTGTAGAACATAAAACGTGTCAGTGAATGTTAAA
This genomic window contains:
- the trip4 gene encoding activating signal cointegrator 1 isoform X2, translating into MSDALLSWCVDQLHHKFGLEACDDIVRYILDIETAEEIEEYVGDLLQGTDGRKRHFIDELLIRWQRTQRLVTDNNPAHFLPKESGMGDDVFDVTKDSQKKKRKGRNKQEVITLSPAEPEPEAVRTPIDLIKAQEGSLTTSSKKKNKFVNLYAKEGEGKLTVMLPGRHGCECLAQKHNLINNCLSCGRIVCEQEGSGPCLFCGNLVCTRDEQEILQRDSNKSLKLRKKLMESSDRDYLPHQEARMNAGLEKALQHKDKLLEYDKNSVRRTQVLDDESDYFATDSNQWLSPSEREKLRKQDEELRELRHASRKDRKITLDFAGRQVLDEGENFGQYYNKLDEAVKAISTDSFLKSPRRSGDHGGQQPLGGLVNPNIVQAAPRWVDVGGSSMRQPEKGVALPEDKAGPERSRLRLQDRELQEISDGGWCLSMHQPWASLLVKGIKRMEGRTWYTSHRGRLWISAAAKKPTPQEIAEVESMYCQLYKKEPRFPKDYPTGCLLGCVNVSDCLTQDQLREQCSQCPDIGAVLKHCMFFQIPVRSLPRPSSSSAPTPRSWW
- the trip4 gene encoding activating signal cointegrator 1 isoform X1 produces the protein MSDALLSWCVDQLHHKFGLEACDDIVRYILDIETAEEIEEYVGDLLQGTDGRKRHFIDELLIRWQRTQRLVTDNNPAHFLPKESGMGDDVFDVTKDSQKKKRKGRNKQEVITLSPAEPEPEAVRTPIDLIKAQEGSLTTSSKKKNKFVNLYAKEGEGKLTVMLPGRHGCECLAQKHNLINNCLSCGRIVCEQEGSGPCLFCGNLVCTRDEQEILQRDSNKSLKLRKKLMESSDRDYLPHQEARMNAGLEKALQHKDKLLEYDKNSVRRTQVLDDESDYFATDSNQWLSPSEREKLRKQDEELRELRHASRKDRKITLDFAGRQVLDEGENFGQYYNKLDEAVKAISTDSFLKSPRRSGDHGGQQPLGGLVNPNIVQAAPRWVDVGGSSMRQPEKGVALPEDKAGPERSRLRLQDRELQEISDGGWCLSMHQPWASLLVKGIKRMEGRTWYTSHRGRLWISAAAKKPTPQEIAEVESMYCQLYKKEPRFPKDYPTGCLLGCVNVSDCLTQDQLREQFPDTCEESASPFVFICTNPQELVVKFPMKGKHKIWKLESQCHQGAKKGLVPSAAD
- the trip4 gene encoding activating signal cointegrator 1 isoform X3; protein product: MSDALLSWCVDQLHHKFGLEACDDIVRYILDIETAEEIEEYVGDLLQGTDGRKRHFIDELLIRWQRTQRLVTDNNPAHFLPKESGMGDDVFDVTKDSQKKKRKGRNKQEVITLSPAEPEPEAVRTPIDLIKAQEGSLTTSSKKKNKFVNLYAKEGEGKLTVMLPGRHGCECLAQKHNLINNCLSCGRIVCEQEGSGPCLFCGNLVCTRDEQEILQRDSNKSLKLRKKLMESSDRDYLPHQEARMNAGLEKALQHKDKLLEYDKNSVRRTQVLDDESDYFATDSNQWLSPSEREKLRKQDEELRELRHASRKDRKITLDFAGRQVLDEGENFGQYYNKLDEAVKAISTDSFLKSPRRSGDHGGQQPLGGLVNPNIVQAAPRWVDVGGSSMRQPEKGVALPEDKAGPERSRLRLQDRELQEISDGGWCLSMHQPWASLLVKGIKRMEGRTWYTSHRGRLWISAAAKKPTPQEIAEVESMYCQLYKKEPRFPKDYPTGCLLGCVNVSDCLTQDQLREQEISTGRTRGG